A DNA window from Trypanosoma brucei brucei TREU927 chromosome 11 chr11_scaffold01 genomic scaffold, whole genome shotgun sequence contains the following coding sequences:
- a CDS encoding hypothetical protein, conserved (GPI-Anchor Signal predicted for Tb11.02.4850 by DGPI v2.04 with cleavage site probability 0.13599999 near 120), translating to MLLLSCFLFFSFLFLLHSSLTFTCSFFLLSPTLEERREGEKKKKKTRKGIERPSERVLLWYGFLFLVSFFFLFFWGGGCVCVPPTLLSEFLLFLFFPPFPFPFFSFFFLFPLQCGGFPPSSFHFVIYCISTCSFFFFFSLSHSPPSFPLI from the coding sequence atgttgttgctttcttgttttctttttttttccttcttattccTCCTCCATTCCTCCCTCACATTTacctgttctttttttttgttatcgcCAACGTTAGAGGAACGAAgagagggtgaaaaaaaaaaaaagaaaacaagaaaggggATTGAAAGACCAAGTGAAAGGGTACTGTTGTGGTATggctttctctttcttgtttcctttttttttctttttttttgggggggtgGGTGCGTGTGCGTTCCTCCAACTCTCCTGAGtgaatttcttttgtttctttttttccctcccttcccttttccctttttttccttttttttcctttttcctttgcagTGCGGTgggtttcctccttcttcttttcattttgtcaTTTATTGTATCTCCACttgtagtttctttttttttttctccctctctcattctcctccttcctttcctcttattTAA
- a CDS encoding protein kinase, putative (curated by M. Parsons, P. Ward, J. Mottram; similar to GB:BAC19840.1: Ca2+/calmodulin-dependent protein kinase kinase beta-3 {Homo sapiens;}), which produces MTQEECTEQLPHFLSMATPKQRSNASLDRGRGFSSHMVKGADNGCSDSYNKEITRNESCLSEIWQAKNKGQDLRCPSRLPDGECEGATDPEIISLVSFASRKTAGSRSCRGGALCGVCPIQVLPNATNASCTSSLNSSCSLARQRSARITGELRVDKRDDGGKFINNYQVLKEIGRGSFGKVKLGYNTQTDTLVAIKQVCRPVAKTRFGLQTAAQERFSALQREIALMKKLKHKHIVPLYEVIDDPSARKIYLVMKYIDGGPIGRIRCSPTGDPEEEVCTPIPPGQLAKYARQIFSGLDYLHKNKIAHRDIKPENILVSKEGRAYLADFGVAEVFDVSARERVEQIMQESLAASRANASCGPGMPIQGTKGTILFIAPEIWKGDRSYAKPVDVWAMGVTLYILLTGRLPFSNIDDIMDSNLPVIPTEYGEDWENLLRRMLDRDPKNRITACHAVEAFKAMIHKNKSSGDACDDTLVCVTEKDIEEALTLTEPEKDAEDVSWLLRERSGDNSVAISLPMSPRWIDNPFDASLKLNATTKSGDVEPLSGSNWGGTVMKPVRRLSRRSTRVVSPGGSPLECHDMPFCEKVELPPIEPRGNQTNVSPSVATTPRDVHNREFDGGSGTLPNQEVLTSNCAIKRNSAPQLGVHSLSKQRCAKGKKEEAGCLPGLCGSLFPRTPEKRDGETPCKGDEE; this is translated from the coding sequence ATGACTCAGGAGGAATGCACGGAGCAGCTCCCCCACTTTTTGTCGATGGCGACACCGAAACAAAGAAGTAATGCCAGCCTGGACAGAGGCCGCGGTTTTTCGTCTCATATGGTTAAAGGGGCCGACAATGGGTGTAGTGACTCGTACAATAAGGAGATCACTAGAAATGAATCTTGTCTCTCTGAAATTTGGCAAGCGAAAAATAAAGGGCAGGATTTACGATGCCCCTCCCGTCTCCCTGATGGGGAGTGTGAAGGTGCCACGGATCCCGAAATAATATCATTGGTTAGTTTCGCTAGTCGAAAGACAGCCGGATCCAGGTCATGCCGTGGTGGGGCGCTATGTGGAGTTTGTCCCATACAGGTACTTCCAAATGCAACAAATGCGTCCTGCACTTCTTCACTCAATAGCAGTTGTAGCCTTGCACGGCAGCGGTCGGCACGCATTACGGGTGAACTTCGAGTGGATAAGAGAGATGACGGCGGGAAGTTTATAAACAATTACCAGGTGCTCAAAGAAATCGGAAGGGGATCGTTCGGTAAGGTGAAGTTGGGGTACAACACCCAGACCGATACGCTTGTGGCTATTAAGCAAGTGTGTCGACCCGTGGCAAAGACGCGGTTCGGCCTGCAAACGGCAGCGCAGGAGAGATTTAGTGCCTTGCAGCGGGAAATTGCGCTCATGAAGAAGCTGAAGCACAAACATATCGTTCCACTGTACGAGGTTATTGACGATCCCAGTGCTAGAAAAATTTACCTTGTAATGAAATACATCGACGGTGGACCTATCGGCCGCATTAGGTGTAGTCCCACTGGCGATCCCGAGGAGGAGGTCTGCACACCTATTCCTCCTGGACAACTCGCGAAGTACGCTCGGCAGATTTTTTCTGGATTAGACTAtctgcacaaaaacaaaatagcgCATCGAGATATCAAACCGGAAAATATACTCGTTagtaaagaaggaagagcgtATTTGGCGGACTTTGGCGTGGCTGAGGTTTTTGACGTAAGCGCACGGGAGAGGGTAGAACAAATAATGCAAGAAAGCTTAGCAGCCAGTAGAGCCAACGCCTCATGTGGACCAGGGATGCCTATACAGGGCACAAAGGGGACAATATTGTTTATTGCCCCTGAGATCTGGAAAGGCGATAGGTCGTATGCAAAACCAGTTGATGTATGGGCAATGGGTGTCACATTGTACATTCTTCTTACCGGAAGACTTCCCTTCTCTAATATAGACGATATTATGGACTCCAACCTTCCTGTGATACCAACTGAGTATGGGGAAGACTGGGAAAATTTGCTTCGTAGGATGCTTGATCGCGACCCCAAGAACCGCATAACCGCATGCCATGCTGTCGAAGCATTTAAGGCAATGAtccacaaaaataagagtTCTGGTGACGCGTGTGACGACACCTTGGTTTGCGTTACGGAGAAGGATATAGAGGAAGCCTTGACATTAACCGAACCCGAAAAAGATGCTGAAGATGTTTCGTGGTTGTTAAGGGAACGCAGCGGCGATAATTCGGTTGCAATTTCGCTTCCCATGAGTCCTAGGTGGATTGACAATCCCTTCGACGCCTCGCTAAAACTCAATGCAACCACAAAAAGTGGTGATGTCGAACCCCTCTCAGGTTCGAATTGGGGAGGTACCGTTATGAAACCAGTAAGACGGCTGAGCCGGCGTTCGACGCGTGTTGTTTCTCCCGGTGGAAGCCCTTTGGAATGTCATGACATGCCTTTTTGTGAAAAAGTTGAATTACCTCCCATCGAACCACGGGGAAATCAAACAAATGTCTCGCCGTCGGTGGCGACCACCCCAAGGGATGTGCACAACAGGGAGTTTGACGGTGGCAGTGGTACGTTGCCAAATCAGGAGGTTCTCACGAGCAACTGTGCTATAAAGAGGAATTCCGCCCCACAATTAGGAGTGCACTCCTTATCAAAGCAAAGATGTGcgaaaggtaaaaaagaggaagcggGTTGTTTGCCGGGATTATGTGGCTCATTATTCCCTCGTACTCCAGAGAAACGGGATGGAGAGACGCCTTGTAAAGGAGACGAGGAGTGA
- a CDS encoding proteasome subunit alpha 7 (curated by J. Mottram), producing the protein MSYDRAITVFSPDGHLFQVEYAQEAVRKGLCAVGVKGKDSIIFAVEKKSVQKLQDSRTTRKIYKLDEHIYLASAGLSADARVVVNHAQLECQRFRLSYEDAIDVDLLVRYVARVQQRSTQSSGSRPYGVSTIIGGFNENGQPQLWKTEPSGTSSAWNAAAIGRNDKVVLEFMEKNYQDGMTRDRCVHFAIKALLEAVESGSKNIELLVLERGKAAYMSDTELHRFVVEVEKEREEEAARRRRLAEED; encoded by the coding sequence ATGAGCTACGATCGCGCAATTACTGTGTTTAGTCCCGATGGACATTTGTTCCAGGTTGAGTATGCGCAAGAGGCCGTTCGCAAGGGTCTCTGTGCAGTTGGTGTGAAAGGGAAGGACAGCATTATCTTTGCTGTGGAGAAAAAATCAGTGCAAAAACTGCAGGACAGCCGTACGACACGCAAAATATACAAACTTGACGAGCATATTTATCTCGCTTCCGCAGGTCTCTCTGCCGACGCCCGTGTGGTTGTGAATCACGCACAACTGGAATGTCAACGCTTCCGCTTGAGCTACGAAGACGCCATTGACGTTGACCTGCTCGTGCGGTACGTGGCAAGGGTACAGCAACGTTCTACGCAATCAAGCGGCAGCAGACCGTACGGTGTTTCAACCATCATTGGTGGCTTTAATGAAAATGGGCAGCCGCAGTTGTGGAAGACGGAGCCGTCTGGAACGAGTTCAGCGTGGAATGCAGCAGCAATCGGCCGAAATGACAAGGTTGTGCTCGAATTTATGGAAAAAAACTATCAGGATGGCATGACGCGGGATCGTTGCGTGCACTTTGCAATTAAGGCGCTTCTTGAGGCTGTTGAAAGTGGGTCGAAAAACATTGAACTCCTGGTGCTGGAGCGCGGTAAGGCGGCTTACATGAGCGACACCGAATTGCACAGGTTCGTCGTTGAGGTAGAAAAAGAGCGCGAGGAGGAGGCCGCAAGGAGAAGGCGCCTTGCCGAAGAGGATTGA
- a CDS encoding pterin-4-alpha-carbinolamine dehydratase, putative yields the protein MFSSISPVVETMRRCVYYCMRPQPLSFPAISRALLKLPEWRVDGNNSGIIHREFTFKDFSDAIKFMNAVAVECEAAGHHPTWENKYNKVSVRLTTHDAGNRVTQKDIDLALKMNEAFERTLTNN from the coding sequence ATGTTTTCTTCAATCAGTCCGGTTGTTGAGACAATGCGGCGGTGTGTTTATTATTGCATGCGTCCACAaccactttcctttcctgccATATCACGTGCACTGTTAAAACTGCCCGAGTGGAGGGTAGACGGAAACAACAGCGGTATTATCCACCGGGAGTTTACTTTCAAGGATTTTTCGGACGCCATTAAGTTTATGAACGCGGTGGCTGTTGAGTGTGAGGCCGCAGGGCACCATCCTACCTGGGAAAATAAGTACAACAAGGTTTCCGTCCGGCTTACAACACACGATGCAGGGAATAGGGTGACGCAGAAGGATATAGACCTGGCTCTGAAAATGAACGAGGCCTTCGAGCGAACTTTGACGAACAACTGA
- a CDS encoding hypothetical protein, conserved (GPI-Anchor Signal predicted for Tb11.02.4900 by DGPI v2.04, no cleavage site predicted): MALWLRVVFTIVVALLGAAVPVTSLVVHRPLYLAKRNMLSTVPDYGTTPLTGRNNHGKVILVEMGALCNGDKVDPHWVDAVLLTHGGQCSHGTQAVRAQSAGAVGLLVANDGVGSADEAEVDIPVERITTKDYDAITNAVKNDVLVEVTLGTPLDVLRYIV; the protein is encoded by the coding sequence ATGGCGCTGTGGTTGAGAGTCGTCTTCacaattgttgttgctctgCTCGGTGCTGCGGTGCCAGTCACATCGCTCGTAGTCCACCGACCTCTCTACCTCGCAAAGCGAAACATGTTGTCCACCGTTCCTGACTATGGTACCACGCCTCTGACGGGGAGGAATAATCATGGGAAAGTTATTCTGGTAGAAATGGGTGCGCTTTGCAACGGAGATAAAGTGGATCCTCACTGGGTTGATGCGGTACTCCTGACTCATGGTGGTCAGTGCTCACACGGTACACAAGCCGTGAGGGCCCAATCTGCGGGCGCCGTTGGTTTGCTTGTGGCGAACGACGGTGTTGGTTCTGCAGATGAAGCAGAGGTGGATATTCCTGTTGAGCGCATAACAACGAAGGACTACGATGCCATTACAAACGCTGTGAAAAACGATGTCCTGGTGGAGGTTACGCTTGGTACGCCGTTGGATGTGCTTCGGTATATCGTTTGA
- a CDS encoding acidocalcisomal pyrophosphatase codes for MNNTHGVDSRSDRTSPQDLASAEVAGLPFSASLGTNISTGRGSEADVAEPIQEAVDRKVSELDLAAYDKDDFTQPMIKKIMSRLFSAFDVTHLGYLTPDKVEEVCRYLGRNMSDGDVKAMKAEINAIDGHVTFEKFWAWWCSHPVHSRTKCFSMVSADFSMPYHQQQLVVHEKGEMYTPSYRVLYFFRDLETGRERQVSPWHDIPLYVRDLVRTKPEATPMNRYNFICEIPKWTRAKFEIATGESFNPIKQDIKNGVPRFYKHGDMMWNYGAFPQTWESTEVLFEAGVTGDNDPVDAVEIGMTQFKVGQVSAVKVLGVLGMIDEGKMDWKVVCISHNDPICRFMKDIHDVPKFLPGCLDAIREWFRVYKICQGGEASHFAFDGEFKDKEYAMKVIDESHNMWHNLLKVNKRGEL; via the coding sequence ATGAACAACACACACGGTGTGGATTCGCGCAGTGATCGAACGTCTCCCCAAGATTTGGCTTCTGCCGAAGTGGCGGGGCTGCCTTTCTCGGCATCACTTGGTACCAACATAAGTACCGGCAGGGGTTCTGAGGCCGACGTCGCAGAGCCTATTCAGGAGGCGGTTGACCGGAAGGTGAGCGAACTGGATCTTGCCGCCTACGATAAGGATGATTTCACTCAACCAATGATCAAAAAGATCATGAGTCGATTATTCTCAGCATTCGATGTGACGCATCTTGGCTACCTCACGCCTGACAAAGTGGAAGAGGTATGCAGGTACTTGGGCCGTAACATGAGCGATGGGGATGTGAAGGCCATGAAAGCTGAAATCAATGCTATCGATGGTCACGTGACATTTGAGAAGTTTTGGGCGTGGTGGTGTTCCCATCCTGTACATTCCAGGACGAAATGTTTCTCGATGGTGTCTGCCGATTTCTCCATGCCGTATCACCAGCAGCAGTTGGTTGTGCACGAGAAAGGTGAAATGTACACACCCAGCTACCGCGTACTGTACTTCTTCAGGGATTTGGAAACCGGTAGGGAGCGGCAGGTATCGCCGTGGCATGACATCCCGCTGTATGTACGTGATCTTGTGCGAACAAAGCCCGAGGCGACACCAATGAATCGCTACAATTTCATCTGTGAGATCCCTAAGTGGACGCGCGCAAAGTTTGAGATCGCGACTGGAGAGTCATTTAATCCCATAAAGCAGGATATCAAGAATGGCGTACCTCGGTTCTACAAGCATGGTGATATGATGTGGAACTATGGTGCGTTTCCACAGACATGGGAGAGCACAGAGGTGTTATTCGAGGCTGGGGTGACTGGTGACAATGACCCCGTAGATGCTGTTGAGATCGGGATGACGCAATTCAAAGTCGGTCAGGTGAGTGCAGTAAAAGTGCTAGGTGTGCTTGGAATGATTGACGAGGGCAAGATGGATTGGAAAGTTGTTTGCATATCCCACAACGATCCTATATGTCGTTTCATGAAAGACATCCATGACGTACCGAAGTTCCTTCCTGGATGTCTTGATGCCATCCGTGAGTGGTTCCGTGTGTACAAGATTTGTCAGGGTGGTGAAGCGAGCCATTTTGCTTTCGATGGTGAATTCAAGGACAAGGAATACGCAATGAAGGTGATTGATGAGTCTCACAACATGTGGCATAACTTGCTCAAGGTGAACAAGAGGGGAGAACTGTGA